One region of Sardina pilchardus chromosome 18, fSarPil1.1, whole genome shotgun sequence genomic DNA includes:
- the LOC134063856 gene encoding protein FAM161A-like: MSAMVQQTPKLRASEVWALYGGELEYCLGGEDGEEQEAEYFDRHSERSDGQASVGEHHSPSAPAEYELVSQHSQGLASLSDQDYYSQLEALKRVHLQNIAELEVLYLNELTASKAKASQATQVEDKDEINKSAQDESEPLPAGPETSAISKQDLELEQKSVSETDTPGSQGTDGEQKKREEEEDEETAESASKQSSADAANEAQSSKPQAQPEPMVVVSKATRAASKDRSRAPSRRSSWTERSGRRVSRPVTVPKPFQMMVREDDKKRRNVKTRSEVVLENTLLRRELEEMRECRRQFRAAPAPQRTRSLGRLGRTTSLDRASDSSGCSGGSRSRNASPQPFSFIERERKKRERKLEEALLGGVGPRDQRFVFKARPLPRIYRACTEDCQLFGAVEMHSRDQEQQQQQQQQYRGPPASRGLQRHARRVQEREGMEVDVDTKKSKEKPEGREDQDESVDGPERPILDNANWTLRRKPSLAGKALLLEGERGRGVRRGREMEWSYIQPIQRTCISLNLASSFSVKSDYISV; encoded by the exons AG tACTTTGATCGGCATTCTGAGCGCAGTGATGGCCAAGCCTCTGTCGGTGAGCACCACTCTCCGTCTGCCCCGGCTGAGTATGAGCTGGTCAGTCAGCACTCACAGGGTCTGGCCAGCCTCTCCGACCAAGACTACTACTCTCAGCTGGAGGCCCTGAAGAGAGTGCACCTGCAGAACATAGCCGAACTGGAGGTCCTGTACCTCAACGAGCTGACGGCCAGCAAGGCCAAAGCGTCTCAGGCGACACAGGTGGAGGATAAGGATGAGATAAACAAAAG TGCTCAGGATGAGAGTGAGCCTTTGCCAGCTGGGCCAGAGACCAGCGCCATCTCCAAACAGGACTTAGAGCTCGAGCAGAAGTCGGTCAGTGAGACAGACACACCTGGGAGCCAGGGGACAGACGGGGAGcagaagaagagggaggaggaggaggatgaggagaccGCAGAGAGCGCCAGCAAACAGAGCAGCGCAGATGCCGCCAATGAGGCTCAGAGTTCAAAGCCACAGGCGCAGCCAGAGCCCATGGTCGTCGTCTCTAAGGCAACCCGCGCCGCCTCGAAGGACCGTTCGAGGGCTCCCAGCAGACGGTCCTCGTGGACGGAGCGTTCCGGAAGGCGCGTCAGCAGGCCGGTGACGGTGCCCAAGCCGTTCCAGATGATGGTCCGCGAGGACGACAAGAAGCGGCGCAACGTCAAGACGCGCTCGGAGGTGGTGCTGGAGAACACCCTGCTGCGGCGCGAGCTGGAGGAGATGCGCGAGTGCCGGCGCCAGTTCCGCGCCGCGCCCGCCCCGCAGCGCACCCGCAGCCTCGGCCGCCTGGGCCGGACCACCTCCCTGGACCGCGCCTCCGACTCGAGCGgctgcagcggcggcagcaggagCCGCAACGCCTCGCCGCAGCCCTTCAGCTTCATCGAGCGCGAGCGCAAGAAGAGGGAGCGCAAGCTGGAGGAGGCGCTCCTCGGCGGCGTGGGCCCCCGCGACCAGCGCTTTGTCTTCAAGGCGCGGCCCCTGCCCCGCATCTACAGGGCCTGCACCGAGGACTGCCAGCTGTTCGGGGCCGTGGAGATGCACAGCAGAgaccaggagcagcagcagcagcagcagcagcagtaccgTGGGCCTCCAGCCAGCAGAGGGCTCCAAAGGCACGCAAGGAGagtgcaggagagggagggaatggaAGTGGATGTGGACACAAAGAAATCCAAAGAGAAACCAGAGGGCCGAGAAGACCAAGACGAGTCCGTGGACGGACCGGAGAGGCCGATACTAGACAACGCCAACTGGACGCTGAGGAGGAAGCCGTCGCTGGCGGGTAAGGCACTGCtgctggagggggagagaggcagaggagtgcGGAGGGGCAGGGAGATGGAGTGGTCCTACATCCAGCCCATCCAGCGCACCTGCATCAGCCTGAACCTGGCCTCCTCCTTTTCCGTCAAGAGCGActacatcagtgtgtga